The window CTGGCGCTCAACATATTTCACTTGTCCTGACCACAACAGTTTTCCATCCGCAGAAATTTTTACGAGATAAGTCAAGGTGTTGGTACCTGAAGACCAATCGCCTAATCCAAATTGAAGAAAAACACCTTTAGCTGGTTTAGTGTTCTTTAAGCTAAATGCAACTCGCGTCGAATTTGTGCTATTTGCTCTTAGTTGGAAAGTGGATTTGTACTTCTTCTTTTGAATGAAGACGTCTCTGGTTTGAGACTTAAAGTATCTACTACCAAAGCTCACATCAGATATTAGGATCGCATCATCAAATTTTCCGATACTAGGGGGTTTCGATGTATATTCCTTTCCAGCATTAAAACCAGCTAGTTCACTATTATCTTTATAGATGTTAAGCGTTACATTGCCGCCAGCCGTTATGTTACTCCCCACAGACTGACTAGAGTCTTCTTGCTTAATCTGACTTTTTTCATTGGCAATAACAGGGTTAGTATCACCGTTATCCTCACCTTTGACAGAGATTGTGTTGTCTTTTTGGGGCGCTGTTGTCTGATTAACAGTAGTTTGAGTTGTCTCAGTTTTGGGCGAATTCACATCTCCGCCGACACGACTAGCAGTCAAATTCACTGGGTCAAATCGAAATACATTAACAACTACATGCCAGAGACCAGCTCCAGCAAGTGCAGCCACGATGATCCCAGAAACAAATCCGAGCTTGAAAGTATTGAAACGATTCCGAGGTTTTTGGGGCGGAAATTCCTTCTCTTTCGGGGGGGCTTGCATAAATCAATATCCAAAATTACGTAGTGCAGACTTTCAAGGAGCACGCATCTTTACTCTAGCATTTTGAAACTAAGTATATGTGCTCAAAGCAAAATTTCTGAACGAACGTGAATATAAATCAGACAGTTCTATTTCTAGCTGTTTAACCACTTGCCCTATGACAATACCCAATGTTAAAGCGATTGATTTTTGTATAAAAAAAGACATCAAAATCCGGCATAAAATACAGCTAGAGATTGATGTCTGTTCAAGTTAATTACCTAATCAATGCTATTTCCAGCTTGAAATAGACGTTGAAAGCAATTATTTCTAAAAACAAGCCTCGTATCATTTTTTACTTGTTCTATTCCCAGTTTTTGGTGCGTTCAACCGCTTTTAACCATGTTTGGAAATTGGCTTGGGCGGTGGCGGCATTTTCGCTGGGTTCAAATACCTTGTCGATCTTCCGGCTATTGATCAACGTATGGTAATCATCCCAAAATCCACTGGCCAGACCCGCACCGAAGGCCGCACCTTGGGCGGTTGCATCAAGAACGACAGGCCGCTCGACGGGAATACCTAAAACATCGGCTTGGAACTGCATCAGGAAATTGTTCTGGCAGGCCCCACCATCAACTTTCAGGGTCTTAATCGGACTACCACAATCCTCATTCACCGCTTGCACCACATCGCGCACTTGGAAGGCGATCGCCTCTAACACGGCCCGAATCAAATGCGCTTTACCGCTCCCACGAGTCATGCCAAAGAATGCCCCCCGCGCATCCATATCCCAATGGGGCGCACCCAAACCACTCAAGGCTGGGACAAAGTAAACACCGGCATTGTCTTCCACCGATAACGCCAGATCTTCCGTCTCCGCCGCATTTTCGACAAACTTCAGCTCATCCCGCAACCACTGAATACAAGCCCCTGCTGTGAACATACTGCCTTCGAGCGCATGGAGGACAGTGCCTTTGCTCGATTCGGTCCAGGCGATCGTCGATAACAGTCGATGTTTCGATGTGGCAATGCCTTTACCCGTTTGTGCCACGAGAAATGCTCCAGTGCCGTAGGTACACTTGAGCAATCCCGGCCGATCGCAGCCGTGGGCAAACAATGCCGCCTGCTGATCTCCAAAGATCGTCCGCACGGGAATTTCTGCCCCACAAACGGCAGCATCAGTTTTGCCAAAGTCGCCCAGGCTCGATCGAATCTCCCCCATAAAGTGATGCGGCAGATTGAACAGGTCGAGTAATGTCGTATCCCATTGACGCTCTTTCAGGTTGTAGAGCATGGTGCGGCAGGCATTGCTATCATCAGTCGCATGGACTTTGCCGCCCGTAAGATTCCAGAGCACCCAGGTATCAACCGTGCCCGCAATCACATTATTCAAATCAACATCGGGCTTGTTCTGCTTCACCCAGTCCAGCATCCAGGAGAGCTTACTCGCAGAGAAATAGGCATCCAGCACTAAGCCGGTGCGTTCTTGAATCTCCGGCGCTTTGCCCTGTTCGCGCAATTTATTACAGAGGTCTGCCGTGCGACGGTCCTGCCAGACGATCGCGTTATGCAGTGGCTGGCCCGTGGTTTTATCCCAGAGGACGCAGGTTTCGCGCTGCACCGTCAGGCCCATCGCCGCAATTTGGCTCGGCTCAATCTTGGCATCGGCGATCGCCTGTTTCATCACCGTTTGGGTATCGGCCCAGATCTCACTGGCATCATGCTCCACCCAAGCTGGCTGAGGATAATGCTGCGTCAGTTCTTGATATGCCTGGGCGATCACCGCACCACTATGGTCAAACACCAGCGCCCGGTTGCCCGTGGTGCCCAAGTCCAATGCCAAAATATATTGCGTACTCATAAACCCTATGCCTAATAGCTGAAGCGCTTTCACTGCTCTGAGCTTAGGCGTTCCAGCCCCCAGGCTGGGATTATTTAGCAAAGATTTAAGTTCTCTATGAACCTTTCCGGCGATGCCTTACGCATTGACCATCAGCGTTACGCATTCGCCATCAGATTGCGATCGCGGCTCTGGTAATCATCCAGCGCAAAGTCGGGAATGCAGTTTTCCCGCATAAATTGCTGGTATTGCTCGGCGGCCCGATCGCAGCGCGCCTGATCCCAACCGCAATACCGATTTAGCGTCTGCTTCAGCAGTGGCAAAATCGGGTAGCCGTAATCCGTCGACATCGCGAGCATCGTCCGGCGATGAATAATATCGAGAATCGTTTCGGCATATTCCGACTGCACCGCAAAGACGATCTGCGCCCGGATGCTGGGCTGATTCGGGTCAATCCGTTCCGCCAGTTCCGGCGACTGATCAACCAATTGCAGAATTTCCGTCGCCCTGGCACCGTAGAGGCCAAAGAGGTGATCGATCGATTCTAGAGAAATGCGGTTTTGGTATTGACCGATCGCCGCCTGAATCCGTACATCATTCGGATGCACTGCACCCGGTAGAGGCCGATGCTTAGTGGGACATTCCGGGGCTTTCTGTTCCCGCCGCGCATAGACTTGATCAACCACTTCTTCGCCGACTTGCCGATACGTGGTGATCTTGCCGCCAATCAGGGAAATCAGGTTGCCCGCACCATCTTCGGCATGGTCGTACAGCACATGACTGCGGGTAATGCTGCTGGTCTTTTGGCCGGGTTGGGCGGCGGGCAAGGGCCGCACACCCGAATAGGTAA is drawn from Romeriopsis navalis LEGE 11480 and contains these coding sequences:
- the glpK gene encoding glycerol kinase GlpK, translating into MSTQYILALDLGTTGNRALVFDHSGAVIAQAYQELTQHYPQPAWVEHDASEIWADTQTVMKQAIADAKIEPSQIAAMGLTVQRETCVLWDKTTGQPLHNAIVWQDRRTADLCNKLREQGKAPEIQERTGLVLDAYFSASKLSWMLDWVKQNKPDVDLNNVIAGTVDTWVLWNLTGGKVHATDDSNACRTMLYNLKERQWDTTLLDLFNLPHHFMGEIRSSLGDFGKTDAAVCGAEIPVRTIFGDQQAALFAHGCDRPGLLKCTYGTGAFLVAQTGKGIATSKHRLLSTIAWTESSKGTVLHALEGSMFTAGACIQWLRDELKFVENAAETEDLALSVEDNAGVYFVPALSGLGAPHWDMDARGAFFGMTRGSGKAHLIRAVLEAIAFQVRDVVQAVNEDCGSPIKTLKVDGGACQNNFLMQFQADVLGIPVERPVVLDATAQGAAFGAGLASGFWDDYHTLINSRKIDKVFEPSENAATAQANFQTWLKAVERTKNWE